From Nilaparvata lugens isolate BPH chromosome 7, ASM1435652v1, whole genome shotgun sequence, one genomic window encodes:
- the LOC111063280 gene encoding TBC1 domain family member 22B — protein sequence MNENDNVDQSDLKGGTFWKKHTKAVPGRPSPQKEVKNVAHHNSAPASSFKDFQESVRDAWEIEDDDEFGVADVKISKQVAKSAALSVLNSHRNQGGAKPGEKAGASATNSKSARGQPQIHVKPVLLPPIQPSSTRTVSTSESNQGKVAKFQTLIDSPLLNLDELRQLSWSGVPVEIRPNTWRLLAGYLPASLERRLQALERKRLDYWNLVNQYYDIKERDETHQDTYRQIHIDIPRMSPLIALFQQKAVQEMFERILFIWAIRHPASGYVQGINDLVTPFFIVFLQEVLSPGDNMDSIEISSLVEEKVKSIEADTFWCLSKFLDGIQDNYIFAQLGIQQKVNQLKDLIQRIDGSLHKHLQKHDIDYLQFSFRWMNNLLTRELPLRCSIRLWDTYLAEADSYASLHKYVCAAFLLNWRQQLLNEKDFQGLMLLLQNLPTQHWTDSDIGMLVAEAYRLKFTFADAPNHLQTGEIS from the coding sequence ATGAACGAAAATGATAACGTTGACCAATCTGATTTGAAGGGAGGAACGTTTTGGAAGAAACATACCAAAGCAGTACCCGGACGTCCAAGTCCTCAGAAAGAAGTAAAAAATGTAGCTCATCACAATTCTGCTCCGGCGTCTTCATTTAAGGACTTTCAAGAGAGTGTTCGCGATGCGTGGGAAATAGAAGATGACGATGAATTTGGTGTTGCTGATGTTAAAATTTCGAAACAAGTTGCCAAATCGGCGGCATTGAGTGTTTTGAACAGTCATCGTAATCAAGGTGGTGCTAAACCGGGTGAAAAAGCTGGTGCTTCCGCTACTAATTCAAAAAGTGCACGCGGACAGCCTCAAATTCATGTTAAACCTGTTCTTCTGCCTCCTATTCAGCCGTCCTCTACAAGAACAGTATCTACTAGTGAGAGTAACCAGGGCAAGGTTGCTAAATTTCAAACCCTCATTGATTCACCATTACTGAACCTCGATGAACTAAGGCAGCTAAGTTGGTCTGGAGTTCCTGTTGAAATACGACCCAATACATGGAGGTTATTGGCAGGCTACCTACCCGCCAGTCTAGAAAGACGACTACAAGCTTTGGAACGAAAACGACTAGATTACTGGAATCTTGTTAACCAGTATTACGACATAAAGGAACGCGACGAAACACACCAAGACACctaccgacagatacacatcgATATACCACGCATGAGTCCGCTCATTGCGTTGTTTCAACAGAAAGCTGTCCAAGAAATGTTTGAACGAATACTTTTCATCTGGGCAATCAGACATCCAGCCTCTGGTTATGTACAGGGCATCAACGATCTTGTCACtccttttttcattgttttcctACAAGAAGTTTTATCGCCTGGTGACAACATGGATAGTATAGAAATAAGTTCTCTTGTGGAGGAGAAAGTCAAAAGTATTGAGGCTGATACATTTTGGTGCCTTTCCAAGTTTCTAGACGGCATTCAAGATAATTATATCTTTGCTCAGTTGGGGATCCAACAGAAAGTGAATCAACTGAAAGATCTCATACAGAGGATCGATGGATCACTACATAAACACCTACAAAAGCATGATATCGACTATCTGCAGTTCTCGTTTCGTTGGATGAACAACCTACTAACCCGTGAATTACCATTGAGGTGTTCGATACGTCTATGGGACACGTATTTAGCTGAAGCCGATTCGTACGCTTCGCTGCATAAATACGTGTGCGCCGCGTTCCTCCTGAACTGGCGCCAGCagcttttaaatgaaaaagacttcCAGGGCCTGATGCTACTTCTACAAAACCTGCCGACCCAGCACTGGACTGACAGCGACATTGGCATGCTGGTCGCTGAGGCGTACCGGCTCAAATTCACATTTGCCGATGCGCCCAACCATTTGCAAACCGGCGAAATTAGTTGA